One window of Papaver somniferum cultivar HN1 chromosome 9, ASM357369v1, whole genome shotgun sequence genomic DNA carries:
- the LOC113311968 gene encoding uncharacterized protein LOC113311968, which produces MNDWWVKNIWGNDQFKWRDIPSQGLSGDYPCTYWERWEFWIELEDLIGWATNHWVITGDFNAIRRRRERNKPGGSSRNSRLFNEYMEEHGLIDLPLNGGQFTWSNMQADPLLCRLDRILVTPQFEGKFPLLTQTFLSRTLSDHSPLLLTTSNINRNKPLFRVESFWFSHPEFLSNLQLWWNALSFTGSPSYILSKKLQNFKFFLKRWSRETYGQVETNKEELTRSINAHNMLEENSVLSDQQFSERAEWRASLKQINLDNARKWLTRAKTKHFKEGDANTKYFHTLENGRRRRRNTIQKIVMEKTILIKIISKKNYQIIS; this is translated from the exons atgaatgatTGGTGGGTAAAAAACATTTGGGGAAATGATCAGTTCAAATGGAGGGACATTCCATCTCAGGGTTTATCTGGAG ACTATCCTTGTACATACTGGGAGAGATGGGAATTTTGGATAGAATTAGAAGACTTGATAGGTTGGGCCACAAATCATTGGGTGATAACAGGAGATTTTAAtgcaataagaagaagaagagaaagaaataaaCCTGGAGGTTCAAGTAGAAATAGCAGACTTTTTAATGAATATATGGAGGAGCATGGATTGATTGATTTACCACTGAATGGAGGACAATTTACATGGTCAAATATGCAAGCTGACCCATTGCTTTGCAGACTAGACAGAATTCTGGTAACTCCACAATTTGAAGGAAAGTTTCCTCTCTTAACTCAAACTTTTTTATCTAGAACTTTATCTGATCATTCACCACTTTTGTTAACTACTTCAAACATCAACAGAAACAAACCACTATTTAGAGTTGAAAGCTTTTGGTTTTCTCATCCAGAATTTTTATCCAATCTTCAACTTTGGTGGAATGCTTTGAGTTTTACAGGTTCTCCAAGCTACATATTATCCAAGAAATTACAAAACTTCAAATTTTTTCTCAAAAGATGGAGCAGGGAGACTTATGGACAGGTAGAGACAAATAAAGAAGAACTGACAAGAAGCATAAATGCTCACAACATGCTGGAGGAAAATTCAGTTTTGTCAGATCAGCAATTCAGTGAAAGGGCAGAATGGAGAGCATCTTTGAAACAAATCAATTTGGACAATGCAAGAAAATGGTTAACAAGAGCTAAAACAAAACATTTCAAAGAAGGTGATGCAAATACAAAATACTTTCATACTCTggaaaatggaagaagaagaagaagaaatacaatacAGAAAATAGTAATGGAGAAGACAATTTTAATCAAGATAATATCAAAGAAGAACTATCAAATTATTTCATGA